The following coding sequences are from one Treponema parvum window:
- the dnaJ gene encoding molecular chaperone DnaJ: MAKRDYYEVLGVEKGASKDDIKKGYRKLAVKYHPDRNPGNKEAEEKFREATEAYEILSDDQKRPLYDQYGFAGVEGMNQGGTGYSHAFNDFSDLFGGMGGGFGDIFENIFGGGFGGSSKRRSSSDPAQGSSLRYDLDLGFKDAVYGTKIEIKFQHNEICESCHGTGCSAGSSKKTCTSCHGEGQIRRSAGFFAVQQTCPTCNGSGTIIENPCSICHGSGVQVKSKKMTLSIPAGVDDGKRITIPHQGNAGANGGPSGDLIVFLHVARHPYFERDGQDLYCAVPVTMVQAAIGATINISSLDEKKIEIKIPAGTPHGKVLRVKGEGVPFTGSTRKGDLYVKIMVQIPQRMSSQQRALLEEYSRIEGSTTSPNLMPLSSLGR; the protein is encoded by the coding sequence ATGGCTAAACGTGATTATTACGAAGTTTTGGGTGTTGAAAAGGGCGCATCTAAAGACGATATAAAAAAAGGATACAGAAAACTTGCAGTAAAATATCACCCGGATCGCAATCCCGGAAATAAAGAAGCCGAAGAAAAATTCCGTGAAGCGACGGAAGCTTATGAAATTTTGTCTGACGATCAAAAAAGACCGCTTTACGATCAATACGGATTTGCCGGCGTAGAGGGTATGAACCAGGGCGGAACGGGATATTCGCATGCGTTTAACGATTTCAGCGACTTGTTCGGCGGAATGGGCGGCGGCTTCGGCGACATATTTGAAAATATTTTCGGCGGCGGCTTCGGCGGTTCTTCAAAGAGAAGAAGCTCGTCGGACCCTGCGCAGGGCAGCAGTCTCCGCTACGACCTTGACCTGGGCTTTAAAGACGCGGTTTACGGTACAAAAATAGAAATAAAGTTTCAGCACAATGAAATTTGCGAATCTTGTCACGGCACGGGCTGTTCTGCAGGTTCAAGCAAAAAGACGTGTACTTCTTGCCACGGAGAAGGTCAAATACGCAGAAGCGCGGGTTTTTTTGCCGTGCAGCAGACCTGTCCCACCTGCAACGGCAGCGGAACGATAATTGAAAATCCGTGTTCTATTTGTCACGGAAGCGGCGTGCAGGTAAAAAGCAAAAAGATGACTCTTTCCATTCCCGCCGGCGTTGACGACGGAAAGCGCATTACCATTCCTCACCAAGGTAACGCCGGCGCGAACGGCGGACCGTCCGGAGATCTAATCGTATTTTTACATGTCGCGCGGCACCCTTACTTTGAACGTGACGGACAGGATCTGTATTGCGCCGTTCCTGTAACTATGGTTCAAGCCGCCATAGGCGCGACGATAAATATCTCTTCTCTTGACGAAAAGAAAATTGAAATAAAAATTCCTGCGGGAACGCCTCACGGCAAGGTTTTGCGCGTAAAAGGGGAAGGAGTGCCTTTTACGGGTTCTACAAGGAAGGGAGACCTTTATGTAAAGATAATGGTTCAGATCCCGCAGCGCATGTCGAGCCAGCAGAGAGCGCTCCTTGAAGAGTATTCAAGGATCGAAGGATCCACAACATCTCCCAATCTTATGCCTTTGTCTTCTTTAGGAAGATAG
- the dnaK gene encoding molecular chaperone DnaK — MGKIIGIDLGTTNSCVAVMENGEPVVIQNSEGGRTTPSIVGFTSKGERIVGAPAKNQMVTNPKNTVYSIKRLIGHRFNELQGEATKLPYKVIDNGSDCRVEIDENGTKKQYSPQEISAFILQKMKKTAEDYLGQEVTEAVITVPAYFNDAQRQATKDAGKIAGLDVKRIINEPTAASLAFGFNKDSKQEKTIAVYDLGGGTFDISILELGDGVFEVKSTNGNTHLGGDDFDRRIINWLIAEFKKDTGIDLSGDSMAMQRLREAAENAKINLTNQTSTDINLPFITAVDGTPKHLQKTLTRAQFEQMTEDLFEATKEPCRKALADAGLTADKIDEVLLVGGSSRMPKVQEIVKSIFGKEGSRAVNPDEAVAVGAAIQGGVLGGDVKDVLLLDVTPLSLGIETMGGVFTKLIPRNTTIPTKKSQIFSTAADGQTAVSIHVLQGEREMADQNRTLGRFDLVGIPAAPRGVPQIEVTFDIDANGIVHVSAKDLGTGKEQHVQITSSSGLSESEIEKMVKDAEANAEADKKKREGVDAKNEADSLIYATEKSVKELGDKVSPAEKQKIDDAVAALKAALQSDNVEDIKAKTEALKQASYKIAEEVYKQQSAAGAAQGGPGGTNGSAENGGTSASGTSDAGGTAGFDKGKADDAEYEVHDDDKK; from the coding sequence ATGGGTAAGATTATTGGTATTGATTTAGGAACAACGAATTCTTGTGTTGCGGTTATGGAAAACGGCGAGCCCGTCGTTATTCAGAACTCGGAAGGCGGACGCACTACGCCGTCGATCGTAGGTTTTACTTCCAAGGGAGAGCGCATTGTGGGTGCGCCCGCTAAAAACCAGATGGTCACTAATCCCAAAAACACGGTTTATTCGATAAAACGCTTGATCGGGCACAGGTTTAACGAACTTCAAGGAGAAGCTACAAAGCTTCCCTACAAAGTTATAGATAACGGTTCCGACTGCCGTGTAGAGATCGATGAAAACGGAACGAAAAAACAATACAGTCCGCAGGAAATAAGCGCCTTTATTCTTCAGAAGATGAAAAAGACGGCGGAAGATTACCTGGGGCAGGAAGTTACGGAAGCCGTCATTACGGTTCCAGCATATTTTAACGACGCTCAGCGCCAGGCTACAAAGGACGCCGGTAAAATCGCAGGCCTCGACGTAAAAAGAATCATAAACGAGCCGACGGCTGCTTCTTTGGCGTTCGGGTTTAACAAGGATTCAAAGCAGGAAAAGACAATAGCCGTCTATGATTTGGGCGGCGGTACGTTTGATATTTCCATACTTGAGCTCGGCGACGGTGTTTTTGAAGTTAAGTCCACAAACGGTAACACTCACCTCGGCGGCGATGACTTTGACCGCAGGATAATAAACTGGCTCATTGCGGAGTTTAAAAAGGATACGGGGATCGATCTTTCAGGCGATTCCATGGCTATGCAGCGTCTGCGCGAAGCCGCTGAAAACGCAAAGATCAACTTGACGAACCAGACAAGCACGGACATAAATCTTCCGTTTATCACAGCCGTGGACGGTACGCCTAAGCATTTGCAGAAAACTTTGACTCGCGCTCAATTTGAGCAGATGACCGAAGATCTGTTTGAAGCTACAAAGGAACCGTGCCGCAAGGCTCTTGCGGACGCGGGACTGACGGCCGACAAAATCGATGAAGTTTTGCTCGTAGGCGGATCTTCCCGTATGCCCAAGGTTCAGGAAATAGTTAAGTCCATTTTCGGCAAGGAAGGAAGCCGCGCCGTAAACCCTGACGAAGCCGTTGCCGTCGGAGCCGCGATTCAAGGCGGCGTTCTCGGAGGCGACGTTAAAGACGTGCTCTTGCTGGACGTTACGCCGCTTTCTCTCGGAATTGAAACTATGGGCGGAGTGTTTACAAAACTCATTCCGCGCAACACTACAATTCCTACGAAAAAGAGTCAAATCTTTTCTACGGCTGCTGACGGTCAGACTGCGGTATCGATCCACGTGCTTCAAGGCGAGCGCGAAATGGCGGATCAGAACAGAACGCTCGGCCGCTTTGATCTGGTAGGTATTCCCGCGGCGCCCCGCGGCGTTCCGCAGATAGAAGTTACGTTTGACATTGACGCAAACGGCATTGTGCACGTTTCGGCAAAGGATCTGGGAACCGGTAAGGAACAGCATGTTCAAATTACGAGTTCCAGCGGTTTAAGCGAATCCGAAATTGAAAAAATGGTTAAGGACGCCGAAGCTAACGCCGAAGCCGACAAAAAGAAAAGAGAAGGCGTCGACGCTAAAAACGAAGCCGACAGCCTTATTTACGCTACGGAAAAGAGCGTAAAAGAATTGGGCGATAAGGTTTCGCCTGCCGAAAAGCAGAAGATCGACGACGCTGTAGCCGCTCTTAAAGCCGCCTTACAGAGCGACAATGTTGAAGACATTAAGGCAAAAACCGAAGCGCTCAAACAGGCTTCGTACAAGATTGCCGAAGAAGTTTATAAACAGCAATCGGCTGCAGGGGCCGCTCAAGGCGGGCCGGGCGGAACAAACGGCAGCGCTGAAAACGGCGGAACTTCCGCTTCAGGAACTTCCGATGCGGGCGGCACAGCCGGCTTTGACAAGGGTAAGGCGGACGATGCCGAATACGAAGTTCATGACGACGATAAAAAATAA